A portion of the Streptomyces sp. YPW6 genome contains these proteins:
- a CDS encoding ZIP family metal transporter, translated as MAVFVALGAFLMTLAGGWVAQRVTDRRHLVLGLAGGLMLGVVGLDLLPEAIEAAGEPVLGVPMALLLFVGGFLAAHLVERLLSARQVAHGAGGHHGDRVPQVGLTAAAAMVGHSLMDGIALGAAFQVSGSMGVAVALAVISHDFADGFNTYTLTSLYGNARRKALLMLFAAAVAPVVGAATTLLFTLPEELLGGYLGFFGGALLYLAAAEILPEAHHTHPARSTLLCTIGGVGFIWLVVGIAE; from the coding sequence ATGGCGGTGTTCGTCGCGCTCGGCGCGTTCCTGATGACCCTGGCCGGCGGCTGGGTCGCCCAGCGCGTCACCGACCGCCGCCATCTGGTGCTCGGCCTGGCGGGCGGGCTGATGCTCGGCGTGGTCGGCCTCGACCTCCTGCCCGAGGCGATCGAGGCGGCGGGCGAGCCGGTGCTCGGGGTCCCGATGGCGCTGCTGCTGTTCGTGGGCGGCTTCCTGGCGGCCCATCTGGTCGAGCGGCTGCTCTCCGCCCGCCAGGTGGCGCACGGGGCGGGCGGGCACCACGGCGACCGCGTACCGCAGGTGGGGCTGACGGCGGCCGCCGCGATGGTCGGCCACAGCCTGATGGACGGCATCGCGCTCGGCGCCGCCTTCCAGGTCAGCGGCTCCATGGGCGTGGCCGTCGCGCTGGCGGTGATCAGTCATGACTTCGCCGACGGATTCAACACGTACACCCTCACCAGTCTGTACGGGAACGCCCGCCGCAAAGCGCTCCTGATGCTGTTCGCGGCCGCCGTGGCACCGGTCGTGGGCGCGGCGACGACGCTGCTGTTCACCCTTCCGGAGGAACTGCTCGGCGGCTATCTCGGCTTCTTCGGCGGAGCCCTGCTCTACCTGGCCGCTGCGGAGATCCTTCCCGAGGCGCACCACACCCATCCCGCCCGCTCCACCCTTCTCTGCACCATCGGGGGCGTGGGCTTCATCTGGCTGGTCGTCGGCATCGCCGAGTGA